The following proteins are co-located in the Paenibacillus sp. JNUCC32 genome:
- a CDS encoding cytochrome P450 has product MNHEIISLEEITQFRSPIEEFNPYEWYKHKLQHEPIVYNQATQTWNVFRYDDVKRVLKDHEYFSSVRTRTMISVGADNDEGQKMSKINLQSDPPEHQKSRALISAAFTPRSLKLWEPRIQEIADQLLQEMGDAHVIDIVQSYASALPTIVIADLLGVPSEDRLLFKEWVNHLFLPLPKNHSEDVQELKRQAAKEYYNYLYPHIVQKRANLADDIISDLIQAEVDGDRLSDDEIVRTTMFILGAGIETTTHLLANTFYSFLYDNNQIYGEIQANRELLPNAIEEMLRYRFNIAKMDRTVKQDNHVLGVDMKQGDLVVAWMSAANMDEEVFEDPFTLNIHRTNNKKHLTFGNGAHFCLGAPLARLEANIAISRFMDFFPRIEPVPEFKLEDNLSPSAAGQMLTQLPIRVHR; this is encoded by the coding sequence ATGAATCATGAGATCATCTCCTTAGAGGAAATCACGCAATTCCGTTCACCGATCGAAGAATTCAATCCTTATGAATGGTACAAACACAAATTGCAGCATGAGCCCATCGTTTATAATCAGGCGACCCAAACCTGGAACGTCTTCCGGTACGATGACGTCAAGAGGGTTCTCAAGGATCATGAATATTTCTCTAGTGTTAGAACGCGGACGATGATCAGCGTTGGCGCCGATAATGACGAAGGCCAGAAAATGAGCAAGATCAACCTGCAATCAGACCCCCCGGAACACCAAAAAAGCCGTGCCTTGATATCGGCGGCTTTCACCCCTCGCAGCTTGAAGCTCTGGGAGCCGCGCATTCAAGAGATTGCAGACCAGCTTCTGCAGGAAATGGGAGACGCCCATGTCATTGACATCGTCCAAAGTTATGCCAGTGCGCTGCCAACGATCGTCATAGCGGATCTGCTCGGAGTTCCTTCCGAAGACCGGTTATTATTCAAGGAATGGGTAAACCATTTGTTCCTTCCCCTGCCCAAAAACCATTCGGAAGATGTACAAGAACTGAAACGTCAAGCTGCCAAGGAATATTACAACTACCTCTATCCTCATATCGTCCAAAAAAGAGCCAATCTCGCGGACGATATCATCTCCGATCTCATTCAAGCCGAGGTGGACGGGGATCGGTTATCGGACGATGAGATCGTCCGAACGACGATGTTTATCCTGGGTGCAGGCATTGAAACGACGACTCATCTGCTAGCTAATACGTTCTATTCGTTCTTATATGACAACAACCAAATTTACGGGGAAATCCAGGCTAACCGCGAGCTCCTTCCCAATGCCATCGAGGAAATGCTCCGCTATCGGTTTAACATTGCAAAAATGGATCGAACCGTCAAACAGGACAATCATGTACTCGGCGTAGATATGAAACAAGGGGATCTCGTCGTCGCATGGATGAGTGCTGCCAATATGGATGAAGAGGTATTTGAGGATCCCTTCACCTTGAACATCCACCGTACCAATAACAAAAAACATTTAACCTTTGGGAATGGCGCTCATTTCTGCCTGGGTGCTCCGCTGGCACGGCTGGAAGCAAATATTGCGATAAGCAGGTTCATGGATTTCTTCCCGCGCATTGAACCCGTTCCTGAATTTAAACTGGAAGATAACCTGAGTCCTTCTGCGGCAGGACAAATGTTGACTCAGCTTCCTATCCGTGTTCATCGGTAA
- a CDS encoding pentapeptide repeat-containing protein has translation MSAKQWIARWDTEQTTEVNQAVAAVTGKHNMHKKARRFPSSPFGLTDAGQEDFRGVTLSEIIQYLDVQHVDLSFAKFMDGTGLNSSRFTHCRFDGMKLGGSFVTRHFNHCSFRKTILKKARIGERFEDCDFTGANLSHAIARDAAFIRCNFSNVNFSGAHLMYCLFEECSFNEAIFHNGSLSGSRFVSEAEALPVWDNTIMEHVKINGKPFA, from the coding sequence TTGAGCGCGAAACAATGGATCGCAAGATGGGATACGGAGCAAACCACCGAAGTGAATCAGGCTGTGGCTGCGGTTACAGGCAAACATAATATGCATAAAAAAGCACGGAGATTCCCTTCCTCTCCCTTTGGATTGACAGATGCAGGGCAAGAGGATTTCCGAGGTGTCACCTTGAGTGAGATTATCCAGTACCTGGATGTTCAGCATGTTGATTTATCTTTTGCCAAGTTTATGGACGGAACGGGTCTGAACTCATCCAGGTTTACGCATTGCCGCTTTGATGGAATGAAACTTGGCGGTTCGTTTGTGACGCGTCATTTCAACCATTGTTCGTTTCGAAAAACAATTTTAAAAAAAGCCCGGATTGGAGAAAGGTTTGAGGATTGCGATTTTACCGGAGCCAATTTAAGTCACGCCATCGCACGCGACGCGGCCTTCATTCGGTGTAACTTCTCGAATGTTAATTTTAGCGGCGCACATCTGATGTACTGCCTCTTTGAAGAATGCAGTTTCAATGAAGCAATCTTTCATAACGGCTCCTTATCCGGAAGCCGGTTTGTAAGTGAAGCGGAAGCTCTACCGGTTTGGGATAATACAATTATGGAGCATGTCAAGATCAACGGAAAACCCTTTGCTTAA
- a CDS encoding DUF6138 family protein, with translation MDQTLETLLNEMKLEIDKWMAYISDKNAEDIVKRTSLQIGIHDYALLEYDKGRVSMAEHDLDLSMPVDRGTPGEPLTEKHVREYIIPELSSYMQHKLDEMPSSLIDYQFTFNGKFRVREGDLNLSILTYADEAKKKQLQERIAIYIANKLEAGTYPTKPLETFFLSRHILDEGLYPDADPAWIIAVFERVQQLNKGNQHLAEHRSNLITALRDWAEQRWLPRYFDNIGTQWQREYKKKIDIHLENTEQGPIDLLIYAAILILKYEPSYSRSTGLAMLNCAKELGSERAKRLTKEGSGTFAKEDVCLRDEMIDCTANDVFAEVSIAIKQETGESYARALRFLTRLFSLGFPKSCQIKLKSSVKQWLPIKGLAKSGTHRFFANALEYPDLYPFMEEYAKAAMEPFEWYADTEGEKNCMPGSYAVFGLGLKDQTYFPLVEEYMGKVDDEHQSVQNHFTVAFKERHGVHTETIPTLIKCMLHCTDSMKLKMQSDMERDRNVRLVLDQVRGLPYYQVEHIVYLIWGGTDKLKKIAAKAEGEMAQWLTELAEAACRK, from the coding sequence ATGGATCAGACACTGGAAACACTTTTGAACGAAATGAAACTGGAGATCGACAAATGGATGGCCTATATCAGCGATAAAAACGCGGAGGACATCGTAAAGCGTACTTCGCTGCAGATCGGGATCCACGACTATGCGCTGCTCGAATATGACAAGGGCAGGGTGAGCATGGCGGAACATGACCTGGACTTATCGATGCCGGTAGACAGGGGGACACCTGGTGAGCCGTTGACCGAAAAACATGTGCGAGAGTACATCATTCCTGAACTATCCTCTTATATGCAGCATAAATTGGACGAGATGCCGAGCTCATTAATCGATTATCAGTTTACGTTTAACGGCAAGTTTCGAGTGCGTGAAGGCGACCTGAACCTTTCCATTCTTACATATGCAGATGAGGCAAAGAAGAAGCAATTACAGGAACGAATCGCAATCTATATTGCCAATAAGCTAGAAGCGGGAACCTATCCGACGAAACCGTTGGAGACGTTTTTCCTGTCCAGGCACATCCTGGACGAGGGGCTGTATCCTGACGCGGATCCCGCATGGATCATTGCCGTTTTTGAGCGGGTTCAGCAATTGAACAAAGGGAACCAACATCTCGCAGAGCATCGATCTAATCTGATTACGGCTTTACGGGATTGGGCGGAGCAGCGTTGGCTGCCGCGTTATTTCGATAATATCGGGACGCAATGGCAGCGAGAATACAAGAAAAAAATCGATATTCATTTGGAAAATACCGAGCAGGGTCCAATCGATCTGCTGATCTACGCCGCCATCCTGATTCTGAAATACGAGCCCTCTTATAGCAGAAGCACAGGATTGGCTATGTTGAATTGCGCTAAGGAGCTGGGGAGCGAACGGGCCAAACGATTGACTAAGGAAGGAAGCGGGACCTTCGCCAAGGAAGACGTCTGTTTGCGTGACGAAATGATTGACTGCACGGCCAACGATGTGTTTGCCGAGGTCTCCATAGCCATTAAGCAGGAAACGGGGGAGAGTTACGCTCGCGCCCTCCGGTTTCTGACACGCCTCTTCAGCTTGGGATTCCCGAAAAGCTGCCAAATCAAACTGAAATCTTCGGTCAAGCAGTGGCTGCCGATCAAAGGATTGGCTAAGTCGGGAACGCATCGGTTCTTCGCCAACGCCTTGGAATACCCGGATTTGTATCCCTTCATGGAGGAGTATGCCAAAGCAGCGATGGAGCCGTTTGAATGGTATGCGGATACGGAAGGGGAAAAAAACTGCATGCCGGGAAGTTATGCCGTCTTTGGCCTCGGATTGAAGGATCAAACGTATTTCCCGTTGGTGGAGGAATACATGGGCAAAGTCGATGACGAACACCAATCCGTTCAAAACCATTTCACGGTAGCTTTTAAAGAGCGGCATGGTGTTCATACGGAAACCATTCCAACCTTGATAAAGTGCATGCTGCACTGCACCGATTCGATGAAACTGAAGATGCAATCGGACATGGAACGCGATCGAAACGTCAGGCTAGTGCTCGATCAAGTTCGCGGACTCCCGTATTACCAGGTGGAGCATATCGTATATTTGATCTGGGGCGGTACGGACAAGCTGAAGAAGATAGCCGCCAAAGCTGAAGGGGAGATGGCGCAGTGGCTCACCGAGCTGGCGGAGGCCGCCTGTCGGAAGTAA
- a CDS encoding BNR repeat-containing protein: MTNSNINLNAEFERIERIPTTLTGDGAWCWFADPRALRHVNAATGSDKSYIGYIDVEGSIQAVQYDHVTQERKQVRVRAGFQQDDHNNPTFLALPDGRLMIFYAEHSTTPYFYYRVTARPDDLETLGPEKIIATTGYGNTTYPSPYVMRDQPGYFYLLWRGMNWHPTVARYTLPDPDGDVTCDMEPKQIVDSRCSEQETGKRPYAKYETNGKDKIMMTYTYTHPDNMIPNSLYYSYLDVNTLTLHGADGHQLADLHRGPLKLDNKETDPAYLVDRQPGIRNWNWDIAVDKEGYPVILFVRISRDKDRHHYCYAKWSGSDWRITPLADGGRWFHQNDQRELCYSGGMTLDHNNPSILYMSIPVKGTYGEVFEIHQCVIAHDGTIAEINQVTKNSTHNNVRPFVVRHAALGEAYDLIWMHGDYYYWDHSQGRLGYTTGLRTLCEIVAIEDEGKTDPSA; encoded by the coding sequence ATGACGAATTCCAATATAAACCTTAATGCTGAATTTGAACGCATCGAACGCATCCCTACAACCCTTACCGGTGATGGTGCCTGGTGCTGGTTTGCCGATCCGAGGGCGCTGCGACATGTCAATGCCGCAACGGGCAGCGACAAGTCATACATCGGGTACATCGATGTTGAGGGCAGCATCCAGGCGGTTCAATATGATCATGTGACCCAAGAACGCAAGCAAGTGCGGGTGCGGGCGGGTTTCCAGCAGGATGACCATAACAATCCGACGTTTTTGGCACTGCCCGACGGCCGGTTGATGATTTTTTATGCCGAGCACTCGACAACCCCATATTTTTATTATCGCGTCACAGCCCGTCCTGACGATCTAGAAACCTTAGGGCCTGAAAAAATCATCGCTACCACGGGATATGGGAACACCACCTATCCTTCTCCCTACGTGATGAGGGATCAGCCCGGTTATTTCTATCTGCTGTGGCGGGGCATGAATTGGCACCCGACCGTCGCTAGGTACACGCTGCCGGATCCGGATGGCGACGTCACTTGCGACATGGAACCGAAACAGATCGTGGATTCCAGGTGTTCTGAACAAGAAACCGGAAAAAGGCCGTATGCCAAGTACGAAACGAACGGCAAAGACAAAATTATGATGACGTATACCTATACGCATCCGGACAATATGATTCCGAATTCATTGTACTATTCGTATTTGGACGTGAATACCCTGACGCTGCATGGCGCTGATGGACATCAGCTCGCAGATCTGCACCGCGGGCCGCTGAAGCTGGATAACAAAGAAACCGATCCGGCCTACTTGGTCGATCGCCAGCCGGGCATACGCAACTGGAACTGGGATATAGCCGTCGATAAAGAGGGATACCCGGTGATCTTGTTTGTTAGGATCAGTAGGGATAAGGATCGCCACCATTATTGTTACGCTAAGTGGTCCGGCTCCGATTGGCGGATTACACCGTTGGCGGATGGCGGACGATGGTTCCACCAAAATGATCAAAGAGAATTATGCTATTCCGGGGGCATGACGCTGGATCATAACAACCCTTCCATATTGTACATGTCAATCCCTGTAAAGGGTACATACGGTGAGGTTTTCGAAATTCATCAATGCGTCATCGCGCATGACGGGACGATCGCCGAAATAAATCAAGTCACCAAAAACTCGACTCATAACAACGTTCGACCTTTCGTTGTCCGCCATGCAGCTCTGGGCGAAGCGTATGATTTGATATGGATGCACGGGGATTACTACTATTGGGATCATTCGCAAGGGCGGTTGGGTTATACGACGGGACTGCGAACCTTGTGTGAAATCGTAGCGATTGAAGACGAAGGGAAGACCGATCCTTCGGCATAA
- a CDS encoding glycoside hydrolase family 88 protein, with protein MDWNAIIEQTLHTTKANIARFEDRFPHVGNGNGKYQRVDHTDWTEGFWPGILWLSCEYGQDSYIREAAVRCTHSFQARLAEHKNLDHHDIGFLYSLSALAQWMVERDEAAKITALQAADALMRRWRPTLQLIQAWGPEHDPQNGGRIIIDCLMNLPLLCWATEQTGRSAYAEAARIHADKSLKFLVRGDASSYHTFYFDPESGEAVRGGTHQGFQDGSTWSRGQAWGIYGFALAYRYFEEPQYLDTAIRMARYFIDRLPDDQVAYWDFDVPPTALTPKDSSASAIAACGMLEIADQLSSDDPRRELLLDAVRRSMDSMVQGYFTKGNPDEEGFLRHGSYFVRGGIAPDDFVIWGDYFFLEALMRLNNGRPGYWYEPKR; from the coding sequence ATGGACTGGAATGCTATCATTGAACAAACCTTGCACACGACCAAAGCGAATATCGCACGGTTTGAAGATCGGTTTCCGCATGTCGGAAACGGAAACGGCAAATACCAACGGGTGGATCATACGGATTGGACGGAAGGATTTTGGCCGGGAATCCTGTGGCTGAGCTGCGAGTACGGTCAGGATTCCTATATCCGTGAAGCCGCAGTCCGATGCACGCATTCATTTCAAGCAAGATTAGCGGAGCATAAAAATCTGGATCATCACGATATCGGTTTCTTGTATTCTTTATCTGCCCTGGCGCAATGGATGGTTGAACGGGACGAAGCGGCCAAGATCACGGCTCTTCAGGCGGCTGATGCGCTCATGAGAAGATGGAGGCCCACGCTTCAGCTTATCCAGGCGTGGGGCCCTGAACATGACCCCCAAAACGGCGGCCGGATCATCATCGACTGCTTGATGAATTTGCCTTTGTTGTGCTGGGCAACCGAACAGACCGGGAGATCGGCATATGCCGAAGCCGCCCGCATTCATGCTGACAAAAGCCTGAAGTTCCTGGTTCGCGGCGATGCCTCATCCTATCATACCTTTTATTTTGATCCCGAATCGGGGGAAGCCGTGCGCGGAGGTACCCATCAAGGATTTCAGGATGGTTCCACGTGGTCGCGGGGGCAGGCTTGGGGCATATATGGATTCGCGCTGGCCTACCGTTATTTCGAAGAACCGCAATATTTGGACACGGCGATTCGAATGGCGCGTTATTTCATCGACCGTCTTCCGGATGATCAAGTCGCCTACTGGGATTTCGACGTTCCGCCAACGGCACTTACGCCTAAAGACAGCTCTGCCTCAGCGATTGCCGCTTGCGGGATGCTGGAAATCGCCGACCAGCTGTCAAGCGATGATCCCCGCAGGGAACTTCTCCTTGATGCCGTTCGGCGTTCCATGGATTCCATGGTACAGGGATATTTTACGAAGGGTAATCCGGACGAAGAAGGCTTTTTGCGGCATGGTTCGTATTTTGTCAGAGGGGGAATTGCGCCGGACGATTTTGTCATCTGGGGCGATTATTTCTTCCTGGAAGCGCTCATGCGTTTAAACAACGGGCGGCCCGGTTACTGGTATGAACCCAAGAGGTAA
- a CDS encoding spore coat protein, with product MQFEQQQNHQNMETGMIPPQLNHGGHEMFDVHEVLAGAINTMNTYTMLSGHVQDPELRDILQRQKQFMADEYNITLECFKTGQDPSKSTQSYKMKQGNDFIYGMKPGQPKKPMQSTAEINDETIALSMLNAVKSGATMKTNAAMESTNPVVRRVLADSLPNCIEMAYEISLYQNKHGYYQVPQLPQQDMQYMQNSYATAPIQSQMPGKMAPH from the coding sequence ATGCAATTCGAACAACAGCAAAATCATCAGAACATGGAAACCGGCATGATTCCACCGCAATTGAACCATGGCGGTCATGAAATGTTCGATGTACACGAGGTACTGGCAGGAGCCATTAATACGATGAACACGTATACCATGCTGAGCGGACATGTGCAGGATCCGGAGCTTCGGGATATCTTGCAGCGCCAAAAGCAATTTATGGCGGATGAATATAATATCACCTTAGAATGCTTCAAAACAGGACAAGATCCATCCAAGTCGACGCAAAGCTATAAAATGAAGCAAGGGAACGACTTTATCTACGGCATGAAACCGGGACAACCGAAAAAACCGATGCAGTCCACTGCCGAGATCAATGATGAAACCATCGCGCTCAGCATGCTGAACGCCGTGAAATCCGGCGCTACCATGAAAACGAATGCAGCGATGGAATCCACGAATCCGGTTGTGCGCCGCGTCCTAGCGGATTCCCTTCCCAACTGCATCGAAATGGCGTATGAAATTTCGCTGTATCAAAACAAGCACGGCTACTATCAAGTGCCGCAGCTGCCTCAGCAAGATATGCAGTATATGCAGAACAGCTACGCCACGGCTCCGATCCAGTCGCAAATGCCAGGCAAAATGGCCCCTCACTAA
- a CDS encoding DUF3502 domain-containing protein: MEAVRSQYIVPLSVGMSEGIDADLAFARQQMSEAGFPSFMEELQNQLDAFAAMKR, translated from the coding sequence ATGGAGGCAGTCAGATCGCAATACATCGTACCGCTGTCCGTCGGCATGTCCGAAGGTATCGATGCTGATCTTGCATTTGCGAGGCAGCAGATGAGCGAAGCTGGATTCCCGAGCTTCATGGAGGAGCTGCAGAATCAGCTGGATGCATTCGCTGCCATGAAACGATAG
- a CDS encoding PadR family transcriptional regulator, translating to MYLELLILIQIDKSPKHGYEIKKEIQKDLGYLMDVNHNMLYPTLRKFTDEGFVRKHRNEQEGRPNQYVYEITEAGREQIANLINKFTEKDAKHQIEFMVRVSLFDRISKEDRNRILHRRKKDLEALLSDIERRLNEEGDELFRDEVLRYSVSQVQGELAWIDRLVSSLT from the coding sequence ATGTATCTTGAACTTCTCATTCTGATCCAAATCGATAAATCTCCGAAACACGGGTACGAAATAAAAAAAGAAATCCAAAAGGATCTCGGTTATTTGATGGACGTCAATCACAACATGTTATACCCGACATTGCGAAAATTTACGGATGAGGGATTTGTTCGTAAGCATCGAAATGAGCAGGAAGGCAGACCGAATCAGTATGTATATGAAATTACAGAAGCAGGGAGGGAACAAATCGCAAACCTCATTAACAAATTCACCGAAAAAGATGCAAAACATCAAATCGAATTCATGGTTAGAGTGTCCCTGTTCGATCGTATTTCGAAGGAGGACCGGAATCGGATTTTACATAGGCGAAAGAAGGACTTAGAAGCGCTGCTGTCAGATATCGAGAGAAGACTGAATGAAGAAGGGGACGAGTTATTCCGGGACGAGGTTCTACGGTATTCGGTCTCCCAGGTTCAAGGCGAATTGGCGTGGATCGATAGGCTGGTCAGCAGCTTAACCTGA